A genomic segment from Saprospiraceae bacterium encodes:
- a CDS encoding amidohydrolase family protein: protein MMKTSLSLFPTFGLRALCLLFLPMLSTGIFAQTEAKTIIFTRANIVDGHLDKVLTNATLIVVDGKIKRITQEEVDLPGDAKVIDLAGKYLMPGLIDAHVHLRDLESAQRALYSGVTTARSMGVSHFIDVGFRELAALGKIESPEILAAGYHVRPKPDDGFFIDMPQMSDLMDAGIYGEEAISRMGEVMVAHKVDWIKVNATARAGLPQTDPREPYYSEKELRALVEVGARNGIPVAAHAHGDEGGQAAVRAGVKSIEHGTYLSEATLKLMAERGTYLVPTIAIVTDLTEPGGDYDVPFLQIRGRHMLPRVRQTAALAHSLGVKIIAATDTGYGPDGTLRLGLELEELVGVGLSPLEAIRAATSLAAEMLGIADHTGRIAIGLDADLLILEGNPLENIGAVHDPLMIVNNGKIVVNRLVFGEK from the coding sequence ATGATGAAAACCAGCTTATCGCTGTTCCCCACTTTCGGCCTTAGGGCGTTATGCTTATTATTCCTGCCAATGCTATCCACGGGAATCTTTGCGCAAACTGAAGCCAAAACGATCATATTTACCCGCGCCAATATCGTCGATGGGCATTTGGATAAGGTGCTTACTAATGCGACTTTGATCGTAGTGGATGGGAAGATAAAGCGAATAACGCAGGAAGAGGTCGACCTTCCGGGCGATGCTAAGGTTATTGACCTGGCAGGGAAATACTTGATGCCGGGACTGATTGATGCTCATGTTCATCTTCGGGATTTGGAGTCTGCTCAGCGTGCCTTATACTCCGGTGTCACCACTGCTCGGAGTATGGGCGTTTCTCATTTTATTGATGTGGGGTTTCGGGAGCTGGCAGCCCTTGGGAAGATTGAATCTCCGGAAATCCTGGCTGCCGGATACCATGTACGGCCCAAGCCGGACGACGGCTTCTTTATCGATATGCCTCAAATGAGTGACCTGATGGATGCCGGCATCTATGGAGAAGAAGCCATTAGCAGAATGGGGGAGGTGATGGTCGCGCATAAAGTGGATTGGATCAAGGTGAATGCCACGGCCCGTGCGGGCCTGCCACAAACAGATCCTCGCGAACCCTATTATAGTGAAAAGGAGCTCCGCGCTCTGGTTGAGGTCGGCGCCCGGAATGGTATTCCTGTGGCGGCCCACGCCCATGGAGATGAAGGGGGGCAGGCTGCTGTTCGGGCTGGTGTTAAGAGCATTGAGCACGGTACTTATCTGAGTGAAGCTACCTTGAAATTGATGGCGGAGCGCGGCACCTACCTGGTACCTACCATCGCTATCGTCACTGACCTTACGGAGCCCGGTGGCGATTACGACGTTCCCTTTCTGCAAATCCGCGGCCGACACATGCTGCCCCGGGTGCGGCAAACGGCGGCCCTGGCGCACAGCCTCGGCGTGAAGATCATTGCGGCTACGGATACCGGCTATGGCCCCGACGGAACCCTACGGCTAGGTCTGGAGCTGGAAGAACTCGTAGGCGTTGGCCTTTCTCCCCTGGAAGCTATTCGGGCGGCAACTAGCCTGGCTGCCGAAATGCTCGGCATTGCGGATCATACGGGGCGGATCGCTATTGGGTTAGATGCTGACCTGCTCATCCTCGAAGGCAACCCCTTGGAAAATATCGGGGCTGTCCATGATCCTTTAATGATCGTCAATAACGGCAAAATAGTGGTGAATCGGTTAGTGTTCGGCGAAAAATAA
- a CDS encoding SUMF1/EgtB/PvdO family nonheme iron enzyme, whose protein sequence is MLGINWVQERSDQPPKPSQAAQLIVPAGTRPNRYRYFLGTVATAALLGTLIWFFYPKPAPTAIETPPVETPIVGCMDSTAVNFNPQATEPCENCCEQRSAADPVEKPNRVTLSQLALRDSVSVKPRFAAIEEAPLPALNALPENGWQWLSRYKWPASFLLWGLLLTLSLGYYLWRRAESQYLARQNRADEPPYRLPIKIRRAQPIALSDEFSLAVNRLRGREMGERSRLDLRKTVSATIRRGGFAHFQYRTLTRPVEYLLLIDKQAEQNHQSQLFEYVYQYIARQEVYAERYFFDGDPRYCWNDQHPAGLPVERLLQRHSTARLLVLANGYSFINPASGQLEDWTRSLSGWHQRALLSPAPMAGWNYREATLAQFFLVLPSNVQGLVQVVRHFEALPTPSLREWKYDIGREDLPVLIDEERVVASLTGVLSPPLMRWLTACAVYPELHWDLTLELGQALNEPEEELLRFEQVAQLARLPWFREGYMPADVRQQLLQSTYLSDDDRLAVRAAIVRVLEVNTPDNQQSYAYEEHQLHLAINKALLSRLPAERQDWIRRYRELHAKGVREDQVSMVELDRHFDSLLDFRLPQTFFPKGRRLLGWRSGVPIVIAALLALLVWGLGRLVPDPCGGTIAQLPYATERYCLQTPEDSLAFFAHEAVRYVDSLQLDSLLLRRSATVTAIRLDTLQIGQKDSLYYGPVEARLWNLGIAAYHAGEYDKATAIAGKMKELLEAESNDRIAQGAGPVAFLDDPQQLKWGYYWQCLELLGRSAFFANNRPVAESFAGQVEGAGAYAALLAAPNLRTLLDYDFVDSLIQTRIRVRRGNRYGFLDPAGQALWTGDQLPFDYALNYQEDGESLVTTGTRQCYAGLDGRPIPGKCFTKLIRYQDPATLRYGYDNELGFQVIPARYLEAGEFTADDLAWVKRPGDTGYGYIRFDGSSLLPRNELEEVRDFSAGLAVVRQNGKYGYLNTQGKLAIGLLFDEAEAFRDNRAEVRRGTRRYSIDRSGRCVGGDCPVRNYAGQVRGQLPNSQNPGPVAGVQVTIAAHNIATTTDNQGAYRFELPEGVDPADLEITLQKPGYQPSSFRPQVSAESPTLVTLSLFTGLTLTALADRDQDGVPDATDQCPDEPGKAEDQGCPPCTDTDQDGICDAADNCPDVAGPASNQGCPIVTPILPEMISIPGGTFTMGCLNGRDSDCYNSENPDHKVTVGNFGMSKYEVTNEAFAAFLNLNGAGNKAEGGVEWINLSGSFGSERCRIKENKGSFTVEEGFEKHPVIYVSWYGAQAYAAWLSRQTGETYRLPTEAEWEYAARGGAKSQAYLYAGSNDPKAVAWYWDNSGSGTHPVGQLRPNELGLYDMSGNVYEWCADDWHSDYKGAPTDGSAWIDSPRSASRVIRGGSWNDYPARVRCANRVNNRPGDRNGVLGFRLSRAGR, encoded by the coding sequence TTGCTGGGAATAAATTGGGTACAAGAGCGCAGCGACCAGCCGCCAAAACCGTCGCAGGCAGCCCAGCTAATCGTCCCGGCCGGAACCCGTCCCAACCGATACCGTTATTTTTTGGGGACCGTCGCCACGGCAGCCCTGCTGGGCACTTTGATCTGGTTTTTTTATCCTAAACCAGCACCAACTGCCATTGAAACGCCGCCGGTAGAAACCCCTATCGTCGGTTGTATGGACAGCACTGCCGTCAATTTTAATCCACAGGCTACCGAACCCTGCGAAAATTGCTGCGAGCAGCGTTCTGCTGCCGACCCTGTCGAGAAACCCAACCGGGTGACGCTATCTCAGCTGGCGCTGCGGGATTCGGTATCGGTCAAGCCCCGTTTTGCCGCGATAGAAGAGGCCCCACTCCCGGCGCTGAATGCCTTACCCGAGAATGGCTGGCAGTGGCTCTCCCGGTATAAATGGCCGGCCAGCTTTTTGCTTTGGGGCTTATTGCTGACGCTTTCTTTGGGCTATTACTTATGGCGACGCGCCGAAAGCCAGTACCTGGCCCGCCAAAACCGCGCCGACGAGCCGCCCTACCGGCTGCCGATCAAGATCCGGCGAGCACAACCCATCGCCCTGAGTGATGAGTTCTCCCTGGCAGTTAACCGCCTGCGTGGACGGGAAATGGGGGAGCGAAGTCGGCTTGATTTACGCAAAACCGTGTCGGCTACTATCCGCCGTGGCGGTTTTGCTCATTTCCAATACCGCACCCTTACCCGGCCGGTGGAATACCTCCTCTTGATCGACAAACAGGCGGAGCAAAACCACCAGTCGCAATTGTTTGAATACGTCTATCAGTATATCGCGAGGCAGGAAGTATATGCCGAGCGCTACTTCTTCGACGGTGATCCCCGCTATTGCTGGAACGATCAACATCCGGCCGGCCTGCCGGTGGAGCGGCTGTTGCAACGCCACAGTACGGCCCGTCTATTGGTTTTGGCCAATGGCTATAGTTTCATTAATCCTGCTTCCGGGCAACTGGAGGACTGGACCCGAAGCCTCAGCGGATGGCATCAACGGGCCCTGCTGAGTCCGGCGCCCATGGCGGGCTGGAATTACCGGGAAGCCACCCTGGCCCAATTCTTTCTGGTACTGCCCTCCAATGTGCAGGGACTGGTACAGGTAGTCCGTCACTTTGAGGCGCTGCCGACACCCAGTCTGCGCGAATGGAAATACGATATCGGTCGGGAGGACCTGCCGGTTCTCATCGACGAAGAGCGGGTGGTAGCGTCCCTGACGGGCGTCCTGTCGCCTCCCTTGATGAGGTGGCTGACGGCCTGTGCTGTGTATCCTGAGCTCCATTGGGATCTTACCCTGGAGTTGGGGCAGGCCCTCAACGAGCCGGAGGAGGAACTGCTGCGCTTTGAGCAGGTGGCCCAACTGGCCCGGCTCCCCTGGTTCCGGGAGGGCTATATGCCTGCGGATGTCCGCCAGCAACTCCTCCAAAGTACATACCTCAGTGATGATGACCGACTGGCCGTGCGGGCTGCCATCGTCCGTGTCCTGGAAGTCAATACGCCGGACAATCAGCAGAGCTACGCTTACGAAGAGCACCAATTGCACCTGGCGATCAACAAGGCGCTACTGAGCCGACTACCGGCTGAGCGACAGGATTGGATCCGCCGCTATCGCGAATTGCACGCCAAAGGGGTGCGAGAGGATCAGGTGAGTATGGTGGAATTGGACCGGCATTTCGATAGCTTACTCGATTTCCGGTTACCACAGACCTTTTTTCCCAAAGGCCGCAGGCTGTTGGGCTGGCGCAGTGGCGTACCGATAGTCATAGCAGCCTTATTGGCCCTATTGGTGTGGGGACTAGGCCGGCTCGTTCCCGATCCTTGTGGAGGTACCATCGCTCAGCTTCCTTACGCCACGGAACGCTATTGCCTGCAAACGCCAGAAGACAGCCTGGCCTTCTTTGCCCACGAGGCGGTCCGGTATGTGGATAGCCTACAACTGGATTCCTTGTTATTGCGTCGTTCGGCTACCGTGACCGCCATCCGCCTGGATACTTTACAGATCGGGCAAAAAGACAGCTTGTATTATGGTCCGGTAGAGGCCCGGCTATGGAACCTGGGAATCGCCGCCTACCATGCCGGAGAATACGATAAGGCGACTGCCATCGCCGGCAAAATGAAAGAATTGCTGGAGGCGGAATCCAATGACCGGATCGCGCAGGGCGCCGGTCCCGTCGCCTTCCTCGACGATCCGCAGCAATTGAAATGGGGCTACTACTGGCAATGCCTGGAGCTACTCGGCCGGTCGGCCTTTTTTGCCAATAACCGTCCAGTAGCCGAATCATTCGCTGGGCAGGTGGAAGGAGCTGGAGCATATGCTGCCTTGCTTGCGGCACCCAACTTGCGCACCCTGCTCGATTATGATTTTGTCGACTCCCTCATCCAGACCCGCATCCGAGTCCGCCGGGGCAATCGCTATGGGTTCCTCGATCCGGCCGGGCAAGCGCTTTGGACCGGAGATCAATTGCCCTTTGATTATGCCTTGAATTACCAGGAGGATGGAGAATCACTGGTCACCACCGGGACCCGACAATGTTATGCCGGACTGGACGGCCGGCCTATACCGGGAAAATGCTTCACAAAACTCATTCGCTATCAGGACCCGGCTACCCTCAGGTATGGCTATGACAACGAACTCGGCTTCCAGGTCATCCCGGCGCGGTACCTCGAGGCAGGTGAATTTACGGCCGATGACCTGGCCTGGGTAAAGCGCCCGGGAGATACCGGCTACGGCTATATCCGGTTTGACGGCTCTTCTCTCTTGCCCCGCAATGAGCTGGAAGAAGTCCGCGATTTCAGTGCCGGGCTGGCGGTGGTCAGGCAGAACGGAAAGTACGGTTACCTGAATACCCAGGGGAAACTGGCGATCGGCTTGTTGTTTGATGAAGCGGAGGCTTTTAGGGATAATCGGGCCGAGGTGCGTCGAGGCACCCGACGCTACAGCATTGATCGCAGTGGGCGTTGTGTCGGGGGGGATTGTCCGGTGCGGAACTATGCGGGCCAGGTCAGGGGCCAGCTACCTAATAGCCAAAATCCTGGACCTGTCGCCGGGGTACAGGTCACCATAGCCGCGCATAATATAGCTACTACCACCGATAACCAGGGTGCCTATCGGTTCGAGCTGCCAGAAGGGGTCGATCCCGCCGACCTGGAGATCACCTTACAGAAGCCCGGTTACCAGCCGTCCAGCTTCCGGCCGCAGGTCTCAGCAGAGAGCCCGACGCTGGTCACCCTGAGTCTTTTTACTGGCCTAACCCTCACTGCGCTGGCCGACCGCGATCAGGATGGCGTGCCGGATGCGACCGACCAATGTCCGGATGAACCCGGCAAGGCCGAAGACCAGGGCTGCCCCCCCTGCACCGACACCGACCAGGACGGCATCTGCGATGCAGCCGATAACTGCCCGGATGTGGCCGGACCTGCAAGCAACCAGGGCTGCCCAATTGTAACACCCATCCTTCCGGAAATGATCTCTATCCCCGGCGGCACCTTTACGATGGGTTGCCTGAACGGAAGAGATTCGGATTGTTATAATTCGGAAAACCCGGATCATAAAGTGACTGTCGGCAACTTCGGCATGAGCAAGTACGAGGTGACCAACGAGGCTTTTGCCGCTTTTCTTAACCTCAATGGAGCGGGGAATAAAGCAGAAGGTGGGGTGGAATGGATAAATTTATCGGGGAGCTTTGGAAGCGAACGTTGCCGAATAAAGGAAAATAAAGGAAGCTTTACGGTGGAAGAAGGCTTCGAAAAGCATCCGGTCATCTATGTCAGCTGGTACGGCGCCCAGGCCTATGCCGCCTGGCTGAGCCGCCAGACTGGCGAAACCTACCGCCTGCCGACCGAGGCGGAATGGGAATATGCCGCTCGCGGCGGCGCCAAAAGCCAGGCTTATCTGTATGCGGGCAGTAATGACCCTAAGGCGGTGGCGTGGTATTGGGATAATAGCGGCAGTGGCACTCATCCGGTTGGCCAATTGCGGCCCAATGAGCTGGGCTTGTACGATATGAGCGGCAATGTCTATGAATGGTGCGCCGATGATTGGCATAGTGATTACAAAGGGGCTCCGACTGATGGCAGTGCCTGGATCGACAGCCCAAGAAGTGCCAGCCGGGTGATACGCGGCGGGTCGTGGAACGACTACCCGGCCCGCGTGCGTTGCGCTAATCGCGTCAACAACCGCCCGGGCGACAGGAACGGCGTTTTAGGTTTCCGGCTTTCCAGGGCGGGGCGTTAG
- a CDS encoding FISUMP domain-containing protein, translated as MKFLKMSPIGLCIAIILCSCSLAEISDNPINVNELPSPFYDERGKGYTYPVVKIGQQYWMAENLQLETVSSICYLEDVSNCKIYGRLYSSPTDLCPTGWHVPTDEDWQDLFDHLGGKSLAGGKLKSVSDYWDRPNAGATNISGFNALPGGFARTFLNNFQVRTEFKEMNREARFWTATQSSQAKTFRHFSLSVRSMGVKKVDSTWENFPIEFYSCRCVMDQ; from the coding sequence ATGAAATTTCTTAAAATGTCCCCAATCGGATTATGTATTGCTATAATTCTTTGTAGTTGCAGTCTAGCCGAAATTTCTGATAATCCTATTAACGTTAATGAGCTCCCTTCTCCTTTTTATGATGAAAGAGGAAAAGGATATACATATCCAGTAGTTAAGATCGGTCAACAATATTGGATGGCTGAGAATCTTCAATTGGAAACAGTATCTAGTATTTGTTACCTTGAGGATGTATCAAATTGTAAAATATATGGCCGCCTGTATAGTAGTCCCACAGATTTGTGCCCTACTGGTTGGCATGTCCCTACTGATGAAGACTGGCAAGACCTCTTTGATCACCTTGGAGGAAAAAGCTTGGCTGGCGGAAAGTTGAAATCGGTTTCTGATTATTGGGATCGACCCAATGCAGGTGCTACAAATATTAGTGGGTTCAATGCTCTTCCTGGTGGATTTGCGCGAACTTTCCTTAACAATTTTCAAGTAAGAACGGAGTTTAAGGAAATGAATAGAGAGGCTAGATTTTGGACTGCTACACAATCTTCTCAGGCTAAAACCTTTAGACATTTCAGCCTTTCAGTAAGAAGTATGGGGGTTAAAAAGGTCGACTCGACATGGGAGAACTTCCCGATTGAATTTTATTCATGCCGGTGTGTCATGGATCAATGA
- a CDS encoding MoxR family ATPase — MNYYQDFQKKGIPDFDPITLDRLQAGDAYLLSPALQRAVDLAIFLGQPLLLTGEPGTGKTELARHLASHFSPEGTADRFHVFNTKTTSTAQDLFYRYDSLRHFHYVQNHRDELSDEEIESRFIDYQALGKAIKSGQRAVVLIDEIDKAPRDFPNDILDVMVKLSFEIPELGWVGDRRISTDQANRPIVILTSNSEKDLPNAFLRRCVFFHIEFPDDELLERILAAKIGHFSADQLRQVVAHFHRIRSMCKRKQPSTAELLQWTMALEQLDALGRLPIDQLDNPNEVQKKELLSSYSILVKDKEDLKQVLE; from the coding sequence ATGAATTACTATCAAGATTTTCAGAAAAAGGGAATCCCGGATTTTGATCCGATTACGCTGGATCGTTTGCAGGCCGGGGATGCTTACCTCCTTAGTCCAGCCTTACAGCGGGCGGTCGACCTGGCCATTTTCCTGGGGCAACCTTTGCTGCTGACGGGAGAACCAGGTACGGGAAAGACCGAGCTGGCTCGTCACCTGGCCAGCCACTTCTCTCCGGAGGGAACGGCAGATCGTTTCCATGTTTTCAATACCAAAACGACATCCACCGCTCAGGACCTGTTCTATCGCTACGATTCCTTGCGGCACTTTCATTATGTGCAGAATCATCGCGACGAACTTTCGGATGAGGAGATCGAATCGCGGTTTATTGATTATCAAGCGCTTGGCAAGGCCATTAAATCCGGACAACGCGCTGTGGTGCTGATCGATGAGATCGACAAGGCGCCGCGTGATTTCCCCAATGACATCCTGGATGTGATGGTGAAATTGTCTTTTGAAATACCTGAATTGGGCTGGGTGGGTGATCGGCGAATCAGCACCGACCAGGCCAATCGCCCCATCGTTATCCTGACCTCCAATTCGGAAAAAGACCTGCCAAATGCTTTTCTGCGGCGCTGTGTGTTTTTTCACATTGAATTTCCGGATGATGAATTGCTCGAACGCATCCTGGCTGCCAAGATCGGTCATTTTTCCGCGGATCAGCTGCGGCAGGTGGTGGCGCACTTCCACCGGATCCGGTCGATGTGTAAGCGCAAGCAACCCTCCACTGCCGAATTGTTGCAATGGACCATGGCCCTGGAACAGCTGGATGCCTTGGGCCGACTGCCCATTGACCAGTTGGACAACCCAAACGAGGTACAAAAAAAGGAACTGCTCTCCTCCTACAGTATCCTGGTAAAGGATAAGGAGGATTTAAAGCAAGTGCTGGAATAA